GCCCTCTCCGCGCCTCACAATAGTATCATTGTTCCAGACCAGCACTTCGACAACATAGTTATACTGGTCAGGCATTGTCAGGTTAACACTCCGGATGACTGTTGCTTCGGGTTTGATTTCTCCTGTCTGGATCCAGACCTTATCTGCAAGAAGCCCTGCATCCATCTCCCGGACCTTGACAAGGGTACGAAAATCAGAGCTGGTTTTCCTGCCCTCGTTTGTCATATAAATATCACTCTCAATGAGGACTTTCCCGTCTTCTACTTTCTTTACCCTGAAATCCATTTCGGAAATTTCAAGTCCTACATCCTGCACATCGGCAGGCAGAAAATCCAGGTTGTATACATTGATTTCTCCGCTACCCTTCTGGATATTCTCTTCAAAGAGAACGGAGCGTATATTGTAACCTCCGGTCTTGGGCAGGCTCAGGCTCTGGCTTACTGCTTTTGTTTCCTCTTTTTTCAGTTTCCCGAGCTCTGTTTTCTCCTGTACTTCGAGCAGCCCGCTCTCCCTGCTGTAAACCTTCAGAAGAAGAGAGGTATTTTTCTCTGTATCTCCATAGGATTTTTCTATGTATGTCGTGACATTGAGATCTACAAAAGAAGCCCCCGCATGGTCTGCTGAAATATCCATATCCTTGATGTTGTAGTAGCTTTCCTCTTCAAAACTCCGGACGCAGCCGCTTCCTGAAGTAAAAAGGAGGATAATGAACATAAAAAATAATATTTGGGTTGGTTTTATCCTCTGTTTTACCAAAGTCGGTCCTCCTCTTTATTAACTGTATTAAGGAGTATATGCTTTTTGTCTTTATGGACGGCTTTTCCTTTATCCTGGAGTTATTGGATTAAGATTATTAATATCAACAGTCAAATATTCAGATTAAGATTAGAATTCAGAATATCGGATCATAGAAAGTAATATTTATAGAAAAATTCTGCTTGCAATCGATGGCTCCGACAGCACCAGAAAAGCTGCAGATGCTGCGATATGCGATAGAACTCGCTCACCCGAGTGAAGCAAGAATTTACGCTGTATACGTTATCATAGATCAATTTATTCTTCGGTTCCTGAAAATCTGGAGTGAGAAGAGACAATGTACGACAGGTTCAGAGAACTTTCGGAAGAAGCAGTTTCTTACGTGGAAAAAACTACAAAAAATGCTGATTTGCATGCGAAATCTATTCTTTTTGAAAATTTCCTGAAAAAGAAGTTGCTGGTTTCGCAGAAAAGAAAGGAATATGTATATGATTGCAGGCTCTCCTGGAAAAAGCCGAAATTGATCGGTTCCTGCTTGGAGGAATTACGGAGAAAGTCATAAGGCAAGCAAAAGACGAAGTTCCGATTGTGCGCGCACTCTGCCCTTAAAGAAATCTAAATTCTGGATCATTTCCTGTTCATCGGGCTTCCGCAACGCTCACACTTTACCTGGATGCATGGAACTCCTGGTTGGTGTGGAGTTTCAAACCCGCACTGCAAACAGATGCAGGATCCACCTGGACCACCGGAAGCGTTTGCGTTCCTGCTCCTGCATCGTTCTTTGTCTTCGTTTTTCCTGCTTATCCCTGGGCCCTGACCTGCAGGACCGGTACCGTCTCCTCCTGGCATTTGTAAGTGTCTCCTCAGTAAGCTGACTTTTTCATTTAAAATCTGCACATGGATTTATATACATGTATCGACTTCCGAGAGGCAACTACCTGAAAGCAGGCTAAAAACGATTCTGGTCAGGTTTTAATTCATGCAGTCTGAAAAGCACCCAAAAATGTCAAGCAATCTGGAATTCAATATCGTAAAAAAAGGCTTCGATTGGCTTTCCATCCAGAAAATTGAGTCCGTAAAAGAACTTGCAAGTACAGTATCGGCTCATGCTATATGGGGACTCCCGAATCCATATATTACTCAATTGATCCGTAAAAAAGAAGGCGATTCATGGAACTCTTCAATAAGGGACACGGCAAGAGCCTGTTCAGCCCTTTCGGCTGAAGGGATCATACTCAGGGCACCGGAAAAGTGGCTGCTTTCCAGGAAAAAAGAAGGCTCATGGAACGAAGATGTTTACGATACTGCCTATAGTCTTGGAACTCTTGCAGATATGGAAGTTTCTGACAGGGAAGGGTGTAATTGGCTATACGAAAATTATGGTCCCGCTTGGGAACAGGTCGGCACCACTTCCCTCATAATCTCAGCCCTGAAAAAACAGGACAATCTGACAGAAAGCAGGGATTTTGAAGAATTTATCCGTCAAAGGGTTGAATGGATCCTTTCAAAAAGAAGAAAGGATGGAGGCTGGGAGCATATTTCCACAAGCAACCTGGTAATCCAGGCTCTCATCATTACAGGTTTCAAAAAGGAAGTTGAAGTTTCTGTTAAATGGTTGCTCGGAAAAGCCCATGAAAGCGGGGCCTGGGGAAACAAAGAAGACGATGTAAACGCAACTGCTCTAACTCTGAGCACACTAGGGATATATGAACGGTCCTGAGCAGAAAAATCTGGTCTGGAAAGCTTGCTTTATCTCTCTATCCGTATACTTTTTATTCCGGTATTTTCGCCTATCGCTCTCCTCCGAAATTTATATCTAATTTCTTTTTTTCAGGCTTTTACCACTACCTCTTTACAGGAAATCATTTTTCCAAAAACTATAAATAAGAACCCGGATTTGATCAGGTTTTCACCAATAAACATATATATTAAATAATATTATTTTATCTTATCAATTAAGATATCTATACAAAAAAAAACAACCTAGAGAATTTTTTATTCTATTTTGTCAAGGAGGAAACCTGATCATGTAGATCGAATGGACTCTAAATCCGTTCAGCCGGGTTAGATTCCCGGGGTTTCCGCCACGTTTCTGAATCCCGGAATGGCACTTGCATAACATTCCACTGAGATCCTTTATAGAATCAGGAAAGGTTTTCCAGAGTCTGTAAACTGTTTCTGTCTCCTGGGATATCCATCTCTTTTCCGGGTAGCTGTCAGCAATTGCTGACTCCACGCTTATGTTCTGTAAGTCGGGGTTCTGAATACTGTTCTTGGAAACTATCCGGGTTTTAGTTCACCGAGGGGTAACACTATGGATAAAAAACCACTAGACACTCTGATATCTGCAACCGGGCTCTGGATGTCCAGGACCGGAACAATTCATAAAATCAAGCACCACGAAGTCTCTCGAAGCAAGATATATATTGAAATGGCATGCGGAGATAGGCTTGTTGTAAACAACTCCAGGAGCAGCAGGACCGCAAGAGCGCTCAGGCACCACAAATACAAAAAGACCTGTAAACGCTGCAGGGTTTCGGACGAGGATATCAATAATTTCCTCACAAAGGCAAACGAAGCTCAGACGAGCGTAAAAGTCAAAGTAGTATCTGCTCCCACCAGAACTAAAAAAGCCATGCCAAAATCCGTTGCAAGAGCCCTAAAGCCTCTTGAAAATACAGCACCGGCACAGACTCTATCTCCAGAGTCTCAGGTTGCACCTGCATTATCAAAGGGAATGGCAAGCCCTGAGACCTCTGCATCCCCTGTTCAGGCGAGCACTCCTCCACTTACAAAGAGTCAGATTGACAGGCTTGAAGGACTGTTAAGTCCGAAGGATGAAATTTCCCTTGATTGCGGAAAGCCTTTCAGGGAACTGGAGTCCGAATTGCTCTCCCGGAGAAAAAAAGACATGCAGCAAATCTATGCAAAAGAACGGGAGAACTACCTGGGAAAACTCGAACGCGAAATTACAAAATTTTTTGTGGACAGGGGCTTTCTGGAAATCAAGTCCCCGATTCTGATTCCTGTGGAGTACATCGAAAGGATGGGCATTGACAGCGACAAAGAGCTTTCAAAGCAGATCTTCAGGGTAGATAAGAACTTCTGCTTAAGGCCCATGCTTGCCCCGAATCTTTACAACTACCTGCGCAAGCTCGATAGAGCTCTGCCTGACCCGATAAAGATCTTCGAGATCGGTCCCTGCTACAGGAAGGAATCCGACGGCAAAGAGCACCTGGAAGAATTTACCATGCTGAACTTCTGCCAGATGGGATCGGGCTGCACGCGGGAAAACCTTGAGAGTATAATCACGGACTTCCTGAACCACCTGGGAATTGACTTTGAGATCGTGGGTGATTCCTGTATGGTCTATGGGGATACCCTTGATGTCATGCACGGCGACCTTGAACTATCCTCTGCAGTTGTGGGTCCCATACCCCTTGACAGAGAATGGGGAATTGATAAGCCCTGGATAGGGGCAGGTTTCGGGCTTGAACGCCTGCTGAAGGTTATGCACGACTTCAAGAATATCAAGCGAGCCGCAAGATCCGAATCCTATTATAACGGGATTTCCACCAACCTGTGATTCGTGGCTTCCGTAAAAAAAGCGTCGGAAAACTCCTGAAACATCAGGAAAAGGAATCAGAACAGCAAAAATGGCGATAAATGACAGATTAACTGAAGATAAATGAAGGCCGTAAACCCGGAAACTTAAAATGGCAAACGAGTCAGGGAAGGTCTGTTATGAAAGAAATCTGAAAGGAAGGCTGTAAGGATGGAAAAAACTGAAAATCTATGAGAGGGTGAAATTTTGATCCAAAAAATGGCAACCGAGGAACTTGATAAGCTCGGAGAGAAAATCATTGAAGGCTTCGAATTGTCTGACGATGACCTCAGGTCTCTTCTCTCCCTTGAATCCGAAGAAGAACTGGAAAAGCTTTACTACGTAGCTCGAAGGGTCAGAGACCACTATTTCGGCAACAAAGTATTTCTGAACTGCTTCATCTATTTTTCAACTCATTGTAAAAATCAGTGCGCGTTTTGTTACTACAACTGTAAAAATGAGATCAATCGCTATCGTCTGACCGGGGAAGAGGTCAAAGAGATGTGCAAAGCCCTGAAAGGAGCAGGCTTTCATATGATCGACCTGACAATGGGGGAGGATCCTTATTACTATGATGATCCGGACCGCTTTGTTGAGCTTATCCGGATAGTAAAGGAAGAACTCGGGCTTCCAATAATGATTTCTCCGGGAGTGATAGATAACAACACCCTTCTTAAAGCCAGGGAAGAAGGGGCAAATTTCTTCGCCCTTTACCAGGAGACCTATGACCGCGAACTTTACGAAAAACTCAGGGTAGGACAATCCTTCGAAGGACGGTTTAACGCCCGCAGGTTTGCAAAAGAACAGGGGTACTGCGTGGAAGACGGAATTCTTACCGGCGTAGGAAACAATATCGAATCAACCATTATTTCTCTCAGGGGAATGAAATCAAACAACCCCGATATGGTAAGAGTTATGACCTTCCTGCCCCAGAAAGGTACTCCACTTGAGGATTTCAGGGATAGTTCAAAGCTTTCGGAACTGAAGATTATAGCAATTATCAGGCTCATGTTCCCTAAATGCCTTATCCCGGCTTCCCTTGACCTTGAAGGTATTGACGGTATGGTGCACCGCTTAAACGCCGGAGCAAATATCGTAACCTCTATTCTCCCTTCCGATTCCCGGTTAGAAGGAGTTGCCAATTACGACCGCGGCATGGAAGAGCGGGACAGGGATATTACAAGCGTTGTCAAAAGGCTGAAGGTCATGGGAATGGAACCTGCATCACAGACTGAATTTGAGAAAATCCTGGGGTGCTAGCCTGAAAACGATATGTCTTATAGGTGGGAAACTCCAGGGCTTCGAGGCTGCATATCTCTCTAAAAAAGCCGGAATGAAAGTGCTTGTAATAGACAGAAACCCGCAGGCTCTTATCAGAAACTATGCCGATGAGTTCCGATGTTTTGATGTAATAAAAGAGCCGGAAAAACTCCTCGAGATCTCAAAAAGTGTTGATGCCGTACTGCCGGTAAACGAAAACCTTGAGTGCATCGAGTTTTTGAGTACCATAAAAGAAAAATTCTCCTGCCCGATACTCTTCGATTTCGAAGCTTACTGGATTAGCAGGGACAAGAGAAAATCAAAAGAATACTTTGCGTCCATAGGAATCCCGACCCCCCAGGACAAACCATCCGAACCGCCTTATTTTGTAAAACCTCCCTGCGAAAGCAGTAGTGTGGGAGCAAGAATCATATACGACAGGGAAGAGCTGGAAAAACTTGAGCCTGGAATGCTGATCGAAGAATATGTGGAAGGGGAAGTGGTCTCCCTTGAAGTCATAGGAGATGGAAACCATTTTGCTGTGGTAAAGGAAACCCTTGTACATATCGACGAAACTTATGACTGCCATATGGTAACCCCGCTTCCTTTTGATCCTTCCTTCAGAGAGATATCTTATTCCCTTGCATCTAACCTGCCCTTAAAAGGAATAATGGACGTAGAAGCAATTTCCGGTACCAAGGGGCTGAAGGTTATCGAAATCGACGCCCGCTTCCCGAGCCAGACCCCGACTGCAGTCTATTATTCTTCCGGGGTTAATCTCATAGAACTTCTGTTCCGCGCCTTTACAGAAGGTATCGAGGAGATCAAAACTCTTCCAGAAGACAGGTACTGCATTTACGAACATCTCATGCTTGCAGAAAATGGAAACCTGATCCCTGTAGGCGAGCAGGTACTTTCAATGGGAAATGATTACGGCAGTTATTATGAAGAGCCCGGCATCGAGATTTTCCTGTGTAAAGGAGAAGACCCTGTATTCACCCTGGTTTTCTGGGGCAAAGACAGGGAAGAAGCCGAGGCTAAAAAGAGTAAAGGGCTCTCAATTCTAAAAGAACGCTTTGGAGCTGCTGTCTAAAGCAGAAAAATTTTAAACTTTTTAAAATGGAAAATAGAGGTAAAAAAATGGCACTTTTAACCCCAGAAGATCTTGAAAACATTAACAAGCAGCTTCAAGAGGCTGATTCCTCCGTCAGGAAAGTTACAGGGCTCGATATAAAAGGAATCTGTAAAGACTTCTACGGCACAACCCCATGCTGTGAGAAAGTAGGTATCGTACCTGTGACTTCGGGAAACGGGATTATAGGTAGCTTCTCGGCTTCCCTGCATGCAATTACCGGGTATTTCGGGTTTGACAGTTTCGTTACGGATATGCCTGATGTTAGCGGGTACTACGAGGCAGTGAGAAATGGAGCCCAAATAATCCTTATGGCAGATGACAATACTTTCCTTGCCCACAACCTGAAAAACGGAAAAATAGCAAACAACCAGCCCTGCACAGGAATAATCTATGCTGAAATAGCTTCCAGACACCTGAAAGCGGACTCAAAAGATGTTCTTGCCGTTGGCCTTGGTAAAGTAGGCTTTCCGGGAGCGGCACACTTCGTACATAAAGGATTCAGAGTTTATGGATACGATGCGGATAAAGCCCTTCTCGAAAAGACTGTTTCCAGTCTTGGAATCATTCCTTTTGATCCTGACAACCACAGTGACAATTTCAGAAAATTCTCCATTATTTTCGAGGCGACTCCCTGTGCGAATACAATTCCAGAATCTGTGATTTCGGAAAATTGTGTGATCTCTACACCGGGAATCCCCTGTGCAATTTCAAAGGAGTTGCAAAAGAAATATGGGGTCGAACTGATAATGGAACCCCTTGGCATAGGGACGGCATCCATGCTGTATTCCGTACTCTGAATAGAAAAGAAAACTCTGAGTCGAATGAATCAAAGGAAACACGCAGATTATATATACATAAGGCAGGGGGCAAGCTGCCCTCCTTGCCAGAAAAATCAGCAGTGCAAAAAAGGCAGCGCGAAAAAAACATCAAATCAGGATAGAAAATTAGTTCTTCACTGATCAGATAGTTCGTCTTGTTCAATATATCTATCCTTAGCTTCCTGGATTACCCTGATTGCTACTTCGAGATCTCTCCAGCCGTGAACCACCACGTTTTTGCGTTCTAAATTTTTATAAGTTTCAAAGAAGTGTGTAATTTCCTTTAATAAATGAGGAGGAACCTGTTCGATTGTCTCAATAAAATTCCATAGCGGATCCCTTTTTGGGACACAGAGTATTTTTTCATCTCTTCCTTTATCATCTTCCATATCAAGTAATGCAACTGGATGTACATCTATTACACATCCCGGAAACGTAGGCTCCCACATCAATACCATAGCATCTAAAGGGTCACCGTCAAGCGCGAGGGTATCCGGGAAAAAACCGTAATCACAGGGGTATACAATTGAAGAAAAAAGCATTCTGTCGAATTTAATGGCTTTCTTTTCCTTATCGTACTCATACTTATTCCGACTTCCTTGAGGAATTTCAATAAGTACACATTCAACTTGTCTTTCAGTCATATCAACACTTCCTATATTGACTCATCCCAAACCGATTAACTTCGTCATTGTTGCTAAACTTTTCGTTTAAAAGATCATTAAAGATTTCCTACTCATATCTATCTACATAGACAGTGATAAAATATATAAATTGTTAATATGGAGCCACAGACTTCAGGCAAATTCACAAAATAAACTGCACATTTAATAAAAATATAAGTTAAATGAAAAAGAAATAGTGGAACGATCCTCGGATTTTGATATGAGGATGTTCCCTGAAAAAAATTTATTTTGCTTTGATTTTGAGTTTTGTAACATCAATTGCATCTTCAGGGCAGACGCTAACACACCGGCGGCAGCTTGTACCCAGGCATTTCTGGCTGTCGTATTTTGCGACCCTTCTACCATCATCAGTTTCGATAATTTCGAGAGCATCTTCAGGACATTCTTCTACACACTTCTGGCAGTAGATGCATTTCTCCACAGGGACTTCAAGGATTATGCCTATTTCTTTCAGGATGGCAAGCCCTCCGGGTCCTACTTTCTCTATGTCCTTGCTGACCCGTTTTTCTATGTCAGCGTGTTCGAGAGTTTTCGGAAGTCTGGGCAGACCATAGAGGTCAAGCATCTGGTCATACATTTCGAGCGGCATACCCTGGGTCCAGTAGGAAAGTTCGCAGAGGTAGAAGTTGTTAAAAGTCTCACTGGTTGCCATCATCAGGTGGTCGGCAGTAATCTTTTTTGCAACCTCGATTACATCATTCAGCCTGGATCTGTTCAGTACAAGTTCCCGTGCAAGGGCAAGGGAGGTGTTTCCGAACTGAACTACTTTTTTTGCATAACCCGGAGCGGCGCCGAGCCTGCGGGCGTCTTCAGCGTCCACATAAGCTCCTGAGGCTCCCGACATGTATGCGTATTCAAGTTGTTCGTATTTAATCCCGGATTCCACTATGAGAGTCAGGTGAGCAGCACGAATCGCACCTATCGCTTTTCCTGCTTCTTCGACATCTGTCTCAGTAATTTCAATTCCGGGGCCCAGAATCAGTTTTCCATTTGGGAGTTTTGGAGGCTTTTCAATCAACCCACTTCTCAGAGCAAGGGCAAAAGCCGAAATTACTCCTGTCCCTGTAATGCCTGCAGCCTCACACCCGTTTACTTCTTTCATTTCGCCGGTTACAGGGTTAATAAAGTAAGCGTCCTGCTTTTCCATCTCCCTATCGAGCACCATAATTCTCCAGTATTCGCCCGCAGACTTTACATCACAGATTGCCCCTGGGCTTGCAAGCATACCCGAACTTATGCCCTGCCCTTCGATAGCAGGACCTGCAGCAGCACTTGCCGTTATTATCCGGTCACCGACTTTGAGAGCCATTTCTGCATTTGTCCCGTAATCGGTCACAAGAGCAGGTTCTGTCTGGACAAGGAAATCGGTTTCGAGCATCATGGCAAGGGCATCAGCCCCGATCTCGTGTTTGATTGCCGGAGGTACGATTATTTCACAGTTAGGAAGGTAGTCCCCGAAAAGCTCTGAGGCTGGAAATACACGAGCATCTCTTTTTACGTTCTGGACCCCGAGCATTTTCTGCTTGTTTTCCCCGGCATATGCGAGGTCCCTTATTTCGATATTCTGGAAAAGAGAAAGCTGGATAGGGTTTCCGCAGACTGCAAGCCTTTCTACTTTCGAAAGGTCTGCATCGAATTTAAGGAACATCCTCCTGATGGTCTCGATAATTACGCCGTGAGCCACATCCTCTCCTGTCGTTATTGCAAAGTCCAGGTGGTCCATAACATTTCCTCCTGGCAGGGGGTGGCCCATGGTTATTACTGTTTTTAAGGTTTCGTTTGTTTCAAGGTCGATAAGCTGGGCTCTAAAACCGCTGGTACCCAGGTCAAGTGCAATTCCGTACATTTTTTAGATCCTCCAGAAGTATCATTATCGAGGAGTCCCGGCACCATAGACTACTATGGAAACGAGTAATATGAAGAGTTTATGTTCCAGACACGGAGAGGAGACAATATTATTAGATATGAATTATGTAAAATAGAACTTATGAATTATATAAATTATTATTGGTAGAGTATCTGGCTATTTCAATTCTTCAAGTGAATTATTTCTTACAAATGTAACTTGCCATAAATCCGTCATATTTAATATATTCGATATAAAAACCCACACCTGTGAGCAGGCCCTCCATAACCCAATCCAGTGTTGAAAATTCTTCTTTTATGTGGATTTCCGTTTCTTCAGCAATTTTATCTCCAGTAGATTTTTTCAGATCAGTTATAATTTTAGCGAAATAGCTATCATAATTCTGAATAGAAGAAGGAAATACGACATCGTGTAAATAGAATTTTCCTTCTTCCTTTAACATTCCGTAAATTCTCCTCAAAGCTATCATTTTCCAATAGTCAGGAAGGTGGTGTAAAGCTAGCTGAGTGACAATTACATCAAACAACTCATCGTGATTTTCATATGTTAGAAACCCAGCATTATAAAATTGTATATTTGTTTTATTCTGACTTTCAGCCTTACTTCTTGCAAAGTTTATCATCATTTTCGAAACATCGATAGCTATAACCTGTTTACAGTGCGCCGAGATATTAAGGGCCAGTTCTCCTGTTCCTGTCCCAATTTCAAGAACTACATCACTTCTCTTTATTTTTATGAGTTCTCGGATGCGTTCAGATTCATTTTTAATATCTCTCAAGTTCTGCATACGTAAATCATAAGTTTTTACTTCGTCGATATTTGTATAATCGATTCCAGATTGTTTGAATTCATCATAATACCATCTTGGATATTGGCGCATATAAACTCCTCCGATCGGGAAAAGAGAAAACGACAGGTATGCTGGTTACTGCTTGAACCATATGATAAATACCGGTAAAGCAGGCTGATCGAAAAATATTAATATTTAAAAAAATCTACACCCAAACTGTATGCCTTTTCAAGATTTAACCTTTTCACAGAATCCTTTGTTTACCATTCCACACAGGATAAATAAAAACCATTGCATCCGATCTATGTATCTTTTCCTGTTCCGCTTTTACATCATCTGGAACCGGAGGCAATGCTTCCCTGCTCATTTCACGAATATACTGCTCAGGATCTAACTTACACTTAAAGTTAATAGAGTAAAGGTCCCCGATTTCAAAGGTATGACCTGATTCTTTCAAATCTTTTAAAAAATGAATGTAAATTTCCGTATCTAAAAACTATATATTCAAAAAATTAGATTGAAGACAGTACAAAATAAGGAATACAATACTTAAAAGTCAGAGAATAAAGTATCATACAAAGTCTAAAGTCCGGTAGAAGTTATTTCATTGCTAATAATTAATTTTACGAATGTTAAATTGTGCACGGAATTGCTGCGGTTGCCATTGGTTCAAAGTAACTGGCTTTCTTCAACCGAAGACGTAAACCCTCAGATATTTTAAGTTTTCTGCCCCGACACCATAAATAAAACAATTTTACTTGTTTTAAGAGAATTTTCAGCCGTTTCCGACTGATTAATTAATAAATTTTTATAATAAAATCTTTAATTAAGGAATAATAATACATATTTATTTATAGTATGGGTTTTTGAATTTAGGGCTGTCTATAGAACTTAGAGAGGGATTATAGATGACAGAATACACACCAAAAGAAAGATTATACCGTGCATTGAGGAAACAGCCAGTAGACAGAATGCCTGCTGTTTGTTTCACGCAGACTGCAACTGTCGAACAGATGGAAGCCTCCGGAGCTTACTGGCCTGAAGCCCATGCAGACGCAGAAAAAATGGCAACACTTGCGGAAGCTGGACACACAGTAATTGGCTTTGAGGCAGTTAGAGTTCCTTTTGACATAACGGCTGAAGCCGAACTTTTTGGCTGCGGAATAAAGGCTGGCGACCTGAAGCAGCAGCCGTCCGTGATAAAGCACAGCGTTAAGAACCTGGAAGATATGGACAAGATCAAGAACTACAACCTGAATGAAGGTAGAGTAGGCTTAATCCTTGAAGCTGTGAAGATCCTTTCCGAGAAATACGGAAAAGAACTCCCAGTCATAGGGTCTATGATCGGCCCCTTCTCCCTTGCACAGCACATCAACGGAGATGCCTGGTTCGGGAACCTTTTCACAGGTGAAGACATTGTCCCTGCACTTCTTGATTTCTGCTCGGATTTCAACGTAGCATACGCAAAAGCAATGGTTGAGAATGGAGCAGACACAATAGCAATTATTGACCCAACAGCAAGCTATGAGCTTATCGGCGGGGA
The genomic region above belongs to Methanosarcina horonobensis HB-1 = JCM 15518 and contains:
- a CDS encoding class I SAM-dependent methyltransferase yields the protein MRQYPRWYYDEFKQSGIDYTNIDEVKTYDLRMQNLRDIKNESERIRELIKIKRSDVVLEIGTGTGELALNISAHCKQVIAIDVSKMMINFARSKAESQNKTNIQFYNAGFLTYENHDELFDVIVTQLALHHLPDYWKMIALRRIYGMLKEEGKFYLHDVVFPSSIQNYDSYFAKIITDLKKSTGDKIAEETEIHIKEEFSTLDWVMEGLLTGVGFYIEYIKYDGFMASYICKK
- the mtbA gene encoding methylcobamide:CoM methyltransferase MtbA; this translates as MTEYTPKERLYRALRKQPVDRMPAVCFTQTATVEQMEASGAYWPEAHADAEKMATLAEAGHTVIGFEAVRVPFDITAEAELFGCGIKAGDLKQQPSVIKHSVKNLEDMDKIKNYNLNEGRVGLILEAVKILSEKYGKELPVIGSMIGPFSLAQHINGDAWFGNLFTGEDIVPALLDFCSDFNVAYAKAMVENGADTIAIIDPTASYELIGGEFYEKYALPYQKKIVDAMKELDVGTVLHICGNTTNGLSIMDKTGVNGISVDQRVDIKTATGNVENAIIIGNLDPVAVLWNGTPEDVEEASKKILDAGVGLLSPGCGIVSMTPNANLQKMVECAKNYKY
- a CDS encoding NAD(P)H-dependent oxidoreductase, yielding MYIHFLKDLKESGHTFEIGDLYSINFKCKLDPEQYIREMSREALPPVPDDVKAEQEKIHRSDAMVFIYPVWNGKQRIL